Below is a window of Sulfitobacter sp. SK012 DNA.
CATCAAGCGTTTCGGGACCAATGGTTGGCATGTCGATCTGTCTGGTTTGCCCATCCTTTGGGCCCTTAAACAATATCGCATTCTTATCGCCGACGGTCTTCGGCAAGGATTTGATCATCGCATCCGTGCCCCCAACGTCTTCCATTGTTAGCACCTTGCCACGACCCACAACACAGGCTTGCCCCACGTCCTGAGGTGACATCTCTAGTATTTTCGCCGCCCCTACGTCTGCGTCGCTGCGCATCTGCGCGTCAGGCCATGCGTCACTTAGCACGCCGCCCTGCGCAACCAGATCAGGGGCCAGTTCATGCGCGCCTCGCACCACAAAGCCCGTACGTTCAAACAGGTCTTGAACCATGCGCAACGCACCATCGTCACCTTCTTTGAGGGCTGCCATGAACAATGGAACCAACGGCGCTGTTTCATCATCAAGCTTGGAGGGATCAAGGGCGGGTCTGTCCAGCCCGCCGGCAAAACACACCTCGGTGATCCCGCGCTCGCCCAGTTGCACCAAAAGCGAGCCAAGTGTTTCGAGCCGGAACAGCAAATCAGGCTCCAACCCTTGCGGCACCATGCCTTCATAAACGCAAACCAAGGGTGGCTCCGCTTGGGCGCGCGCCACCTCAGCGGCCAAATCGCCGCGTCCTGCTATCAGCGCAAGCATCAACCCGGCGTCAGAAAATGACGACCTGTTTCGGCCAATACAAAATCAACGATCTCGCTTACGTATTCTGACGATGTCTCTTCGCCCAAACGCTCGGCACGCTGGTGGAACGTGCCCTCGCCTTGGGCCAGCATCTGAAAGGCTGCCCGCAAGGCCGTGATATCCGCGCGCGACACGCCGCGGCGTTTGAGGCCCACAAGGTTCAGCCCATCAAGGACGCCTCGTGGGGCCTGTACCAAGCCGTAGGGTATCACATCGTTGGTCACCATGGTGACCGCGCCGATAATGGCCCCGCGCCCGATACGCACCCACTGGTGAATGCCCGCCAGACCGCCGATGATCACGTCGTCTTCGATCACACAATGGCCCGCTACAGCGGCCGAATTCACAACGATCACATTATTGCCGATGATGGCATCATGGGCTACGTGGCAGCCCGCCATAAACAACCCATCATCGCCCACAGACGTCAGGCCACCACCACCTTCGGTACCGCAGTTCATCGTCACATGTTCGCGGATGCGATTGCGTTTACCGATGACCAGCTTTGAGGCCTCGCCCTTGAATTTCAAATCTTGGGGGATCTCACCAATGACCGCGAACGAAAATATTACCGTGCCAGCACCCACCTCGGTTTGGCCGGTCACGACAACATGGGATTTCAGCTCCACATCTGGCCCAAGAACCACCTGCGGTCCGACAACACAGAACGGCCCTACCGTCGCAGAGGCATCAATCTGCGCACCTTCTTCGATCACCGCGCTGGGGTGAATGCCTGTCATTTGGGCAAGTCCAGCATTGCCATAAATTCAGCCTCAGCCGCCATTTCACCTTCGACTGTCGCCACGCCAGAGAATTTCCAGATTTTACCGCCCGCTTTGCCGCGCAGTGTTTTGACATCCATGCGCAACACGTCACCGGGGATCACTTTGCGGCGGAATTTGCAGTTATCGATCGACATGAAGTAGATCAGCATGTCGCGGTCCATCTGTTCAAGGGCCACCCCGATCATGACACCAGCAGTCTGCGCCATCGCTTCGACAATCGTAACACCAGGCATGATAGGCGCGCCTGGGAAGTGACCCTGAAAATGAGGCTCGTTCATGGTGACGTTTTTATAACCGACGGCAGACGTCGTCCCGTCGATTTCGGCGACCTTATCGACCAACAAAAACGGATAGCGGTGCGGCAGGATCCGCTGGATCATCAGAATGTCGGCGCTCAAAAGCTCTTGGGTCATGGAAAATCCTATTTGGGCAGTGGCTTGGGGGAAACGCTAACAAGTCAGACGAACGGGGGCAAGCGGCCCTGCGGCTTAAGGCTTGTCTTGCGGTGCTTCGTTTTGGGGAACACCGGCCTGTGCCTCGTTCAAACGGATCACCGCTTCGTCGGTGATGTCCACGCTGTTAGAAGTAAGAAAAACGGAACGCCGTTCCAGAATGACGGCGGCACCTGCTTCGATCATTAGCTGTTCCAAAATTGGGGCTGCGGCTTGCAAAAATTCGGTACGCTCCACATCTAGCAACTGGTTCAGGCTGCGGGTCTTTGCGGCCTGTGCAGCCCGGAATTCCTGAACCTTTGCGTCAAATTTATCCGCAAGGATCCGAAATTCTTCGGGTGCCATTGTGGGACGCAGATCCGTAAGCTCTTTTTCTTCTGCGGCAAGCTCGGCCTCAATGCGGCGGTTCTCTGATCCCAAGGTGCTGCCTTGGCTTTCGACTTCACTTGCAAGGCGTTGGCCAAATTCGCTGTCGCGGAACATGCGCTCAGAATCGATCGTCAGAACCGGGCTTAATACGGTCTGTTGCGCGGTGGCCCCTAAGGGGACCACCACAAGCGCTCCTGCGAACAGAACTGCGACCAAGAGGACCGCAACACTACGCATAACGATCAGAACCGTGTTCGTAGGGTGAACTCGAAGGTCTGTTCGCGGTCAAACTCTTCTTTGCGGATCGCGTCAGAAAAGTTGAACTGCAATGGCCCCAAAGGCGAGGCCCAAAAGATCGAGATGCCAATAACATGGCGGAAGGACCCGCTTTCACCGGATACGGTTGCACCGTTCAGGTTCACATCAGCCAGATCCCAAAGGTTTCCGACGTCATAGAAAAGACCACCAGTGACGCCGTATTCTTCGGGCAAGCCAATCGGGAATTCCGCTTCCAGCTTGCCAACCACATAGAGGTTGCCGCCCAGCGAGTCATTTTCCACCGCAGAGGTATCGCGCGGCCCGATACCACCCGGTTCAAATCCGCGCAGTTGCTTCGTACCCAGCACAAAGCGGTCGACAACGCGGTTGTTACCACCACTCCAGCTCAGCGCGCCGCCCTCAAGAGTAGCCCTCAATGTGACTTCTTCGCTAAGAACCTGCTTTTCACCAACCAATTTGGCGACCGTTTTGATGTATTCTTGATCGCCACCAATGCCGGCAAGGTCTTGGCTAAACTCAAAGAGCATCCCCGCAGTCGGATTTAGTCCAGCGCGGCGCGTGTCAAAGGAATATTGATACCCGATGGACGAGCTGAGCAACTGACCGGCATCGATGTCGTCTTGAACAACAAGACCGTTGTCGGCGGGGTCGCGCGCTTGGGCTTCAATTTCTTGCGCTGTATAGCGCAGCGACAATCGGCCATTTTCGCTAACCGGGAAGCTGATCGCCGGTCTGAACGTAAGACGGTTGGTGTCGTACGTTGAAAACGAAGAGTTCGTCTCGGAATAGTCGAGCTCCAACGAGAACTCCAAATCCCGACCCAACAAAGAAGGCTCAACAAAACGGATACCTGCACGTGCAGCTTCTGATGCAGTCGCGATATTCAGGTTCAGCCGTTGCCCACGACCAAGGAAGTTGCGCTCAGAAAAGCCAATCGCAACACCAAAGCCGTCGTTGTTCGAATATGCACCACCAAAGTTAAGCGACCCTGTGGGTTGTTCTTCGACATCAACGTCAACCACGACCTGCTCGGGCGTCGAGCCCTCGCGTGCGTTAACTTCTGCGTTCGCAAAATAGCCCAAGGCCCGGATGCGTTCGGCACTTTCGCGTACTTCACGCGGATTGAACGGATCGCCCTCTACACTGTCGAATTGACGACGAATTACACGGTCCAGTGTGGTTGTGTTGCCTTCGATATCGATGCGTTCCACAAAAATGCGCGCGCCGCGGGTGAGCACATACTGGATATCCAATTCTTGACTGCGCTCGTTGCGTGTCACGCGCGGCTCGATGCGCATGAAATCCACACCGTCACGGATCGCTTCGCGTTCCAGCCGCGTAATGTCTGCTTCGACGACCGATGGGGAATAGACCGCACCTGAACGGACCTTAACCAACTTGCGGTATGTTTCACTATCCACATTCGGAAGCTCTGACACCAAAGAGACTTGGCCGAATTTGAATTGCTGTCCCTCAACGATGTTGAAGCCCACGAAATAGCCATCACGCTCTTCGGTCAATTGAGCATTTACCGAATTGATCCGCATGTCGACATAACCGCGCGACAGATAAAAATCGCGCAGCATCTGCTTATCCAGCTCGACACGGTCTCTTACATAGCTGTCTCGTGTGACCAAGGCGCGGAAAAGTCCGGCCTGCTTGGTGCCAAGTACGCGGCGCAAACGCCGATCAGAGTATACGCGGTTGCCGACAAAGCTGATCCGCTCAATCTCAACATTGTCGCCTTCAAAAACTTCAAACACCAAGTCAACGCGGTTTTGGTCGCGGCGGATCACACGCGGCTGTACCCGTGCGGACAGGCGGCCATCGACCGAATATGCTTCGGCAATAGAGTTTGCGTCCTTCTCGGCGTCGGAGGGGTTAAATACA
It encodes the following:
- a CDS encoding OmpH family outer membrane protein yields the protein MRSVAVLLVAVLFAGALVVVPLGATAQQTVLSPVLTIDSERMFRDSEFGQRLASEVESQGSTLGSENRRIEAELAAEEKELTDLRPTMAPEEFRILADKFDAKVQEFRAAQAAKTRSLNQLLDVERTEFLQAAAPILEQLMIEAGAAVILERRSVFLTSNSVDITDEAVIRLNEAQAGVPQNEAPQDKP
- the bamA gene encoding outer membrane protein assembly factor BamA, with the protein product MAPAAPVAAQEYRFNSVEIEGNTRIGDSAILSQAGIARGQTVTAGQLNDAYQRLNTSGLFESVSIEPAGGTLRITVVELPTINRISFEGNRRIKDEVLATVIRSTERRVFNPSDAEKDANSIAEAYSVDGRLSARVQPRVIRRDQNRVDLVFEVFEGDNVEIERISFVGNRVYSDRRLRRVLGTKQAGLFRALVTRDSYVRDRVELDKQMLRDFYLSRGYVDMRINSVNAQLTEERDGYFVGFNIVEGQQFKFGQVSLVSELPNVDSETYRKLVKVRSGAVYSPSVVEADITRLEREAIRDGVDFMRIEPRVTRNERSQELDIQYVLTRGARIFVERIDIEGNTTTLDRVIRRQFDSVEGDPFNPREVRESAERIRALGYFANAEVNAREGSTPEQVVVDVDVEEQPTGSLNFGGAYSNNDGFGVAIGFSERNFLGRGQRLNLNIATASEAARAGIRFVEPSLLGRDLEFSLELDYSETNSSFSTYDTNRLTFRPAISFPVSENGRLSLRYTAQEIEAQARDPADNGLVVQDDIDAGQLLSSSIGYQYSFDTRRAGLNPTAGMLFEFSQDLAGIGGDQEYIKTVAKLVGEKQVLSEEVTLRATLEGGALSWSGGNNRVVDRFVLGTKQLRGFEPGGIGPRDTSAVENDSLGGNLYVVGKLEAEFPIGLPEEYGVTGGLFYDVGNLWDLADVNLNGATVSGESGSFRHVIGISIFWASPLGPLQFNFSDAIRKEEFDREQTFEFTLRTRF
- the lpxA gene encoding acyl-ACP--UDP-N-acetylglucosamine O-acyltransferase, with the protein product MTGIHPSAVIEEGAQIDASATVGPFCVVGPQVVLGPDVELKSHVVVTGQTEVGAGTVIFSFAVIGEIPQDLKFKGEASKLVIGKRNRIREHVTMNCGTEGGGGLTSVGDDGLFMAGCHVAHDAIIGNNVIVVNSAAVAGHCVIEDDVIIGGLAGIHQWVRIGRGAIIGAVTMVTNDVIPYGLVQAPRGVLDGLNLVGLKRRGVSRADITALRAAFQMLAQGEGTFHQRAERLGEETSSEYVSEIVDFVLAETGRHFLTPG
- a CDS encoding LpxI family protein, which encodes MLALIAGRGDLAAEVARAQAEPPLVCVYEGMVPQGLEPDLLFRLETLGSLLVQLGERGITEVCFAGGLDRPALDPSKLDDETAPLVPLFMAALKEGDDGALRMVQDLFERTGFVVRGAHELAPDLVAQGGVLSDAWPDAQMRSDADVGAAKILEMSPQDVGQACVVGRGKVLTMEDVGGTDAMIKSLPKTVGDKNAILFKGPKDGQTRQIDMPTIGPETLDAAHASGLVGVVIDAEDVLILHREKCVEIANAHGLVLWVRTGE
- the fabZ gene encoding 3-hydroxyacyl-ACP dehydratase FabZ yields the protein MTQELLSADILMIQRILPHRYPFLLVDKVAEIDGTTSAVGYKNVTMNEPHFQGHFPGAPIMPGVTIVEAMAQTAGVMIGVALEQMDRDMLIYFMSIDNCKFRRKVIPGDVLRMDVKTLRGKAGGKIWKFSGVATVEGEMAAEAEFMAMLDLPK